One window of Paenibacillus antri genomic DNA carries:
- a CDS encoding DUF47 domain-containing protein: protein MLFKKKTDTDFLNLLIQSAENSLKASHVFRTAMNGDQPPAIYVEQLKELEHAGDNITHQVYKGLNQVFVTPLDREDIITLATTLDDVMDGIEATIARFDYLNITFTDQIMKDFAEVLVKSCEHMVAAFKLLDKKKYQEIREHSVAINSLENEGDRLMREGIRAIFTNPKDPYHDFRLKEIYERLETTTDSCEDVADILDSVLLRYS from the coding sequence TTGTTATTTAAAAAGAAGACGGACACAGATTTCTTGAATCTGTTGATCCAGAGCGCCGAAAACAGTTTGAAAGCTTCTCACGTTTTCCGTACCGCCATGAACGGAGATCAGCCGCCTGCGATCTACGTCGAACAATTGAAGGAGCTCGAGCATGCGGGCGACAACATCACGCACCAGGTGTACAAAGGGCTGAACCAAGTGTTCGTCACTCCGCTCGATCGCGAGGACATCATTACGCTGGCGACGACGCTCGACGACGTCATGGACGGGATCGAAGCGACGATCGCGCGTTTCGACTACTTGAACATTACGTTCACCGATCAAATCATGAAAGACTTCGCGGAGGTGCTCGTGAAGTCGTGCGAGCATATGGTGGCCGCGTTCAAGCTGCTCGACAAGAAGAAGTATCAAGAAATTCGGGAGCATTCGGTGGCGATCAACAGTTTAGAAAACGAAGGCGACCGACTGATGCGGGAAGGCATTCGCGCCATCTTCACGAACCCGAAGGATCCCTACCACGACTTCCGGTTGAAAGAAATTTACGAACGCTTAGAGACGACGACGGATTCCTGCGAAGACGTGGCCGACATTCTGGACAGCGTTCTGTTGAGATATTCGTAG
- a CDS encoding NAD(P)/FAD-dependent oxidoreductase, which produces MREADLFDVTIIGGGPAGLYSAFYSGLREMKTKIIEYQPRLGGKVHVYPEKMIWDVGGLTPVPGARLIELMVEQGLTFQPTVVLGEKVESISRDAEGRFALRTTSGELHLSKTVIVAIGSGILNPHKLDIEGAERFEVSNLNYTVKSLQHFKNKTVVVSGGGNTAVDWANELAAVAKRVHVVHRKETLSGHEAQVSLLMNGAADIRLRSSITRLIAGANHETVERVEITDLATGEASILDVDEVVISHGYDRDASLLTGSEVGIEIVDDYYVGANAHCESSVPGIYAAGDIVKYDGKVHLIAGAFHDAANAVNRAKRYIQPDAGATAMVSSHNERFKERNRELVKRMMG; this is translated from the coding sequence ATGAGGGAAGCCGATTTGTTCGACGTGACGATCATCGGAGGCGGACCCGCGGGACTGTATTCGGCGTTCTATAGCGGTCTGCGCGAAATGAAAACGAAAATCATCGAGTACCAGCCGCGTCTCGGCGGCAAGGTGCATGTATATCCGGAGAAGATGATCTGGGACGTCGGCGGCTTGACGCCGGTGCCGGGGGCCCGACTCATCGAGCTGATGGTCGAGCAGGGGCTTACGTTCCAGCCTACGGTCGTTCTTGGCGAGAAAGTGGAGTCGATCTCCCGCGATGCGGAGGGGCGGTTCGCGCTGCGGACGACGTCCGGCGAGTTGCATCTGTCGAAGACCGTCATCGTCGCGATCGGCAGCGGCATCCTGAATCCGCATAAGCTGGACATCGAGGGAGCCGAACGGTTCGAGGTGTCCAACTTGAACTATACGGTCAAGTCGCTGCAGCACTTCAAGAATAAAACGGTGGTCGTCTCCGGCGGAGGCAATACGGCGGTCGATTGGGCCAACGAGCTCGCGGCCGTAGCGAAGCGCGTGCACGTCGTGCACCGGAAGGAGACGCTGTCCGGCCACGAAGCGCAAGTATCGCTGCTCATGAACGGCGCCGCCGACATTCGTCTCCGTTCGTCGATCACGAGGCTGATCGCGGGCGCGAATCACGAGACGGTCGAGCGAGTGGAAATTACCGATCTCGCGACGGGCGAAGCTTCGATCCTCGACGTCGACGAGGTCGTCATCAGCCACGGCTACGACCGCGACGCCTCGCTGCTGACGGGCAGCGAGGTCGGCATAGAAATCGTCGACGACTATTATGTCGGAGCGAACGCGCACTGCGAATCGAGCGTACCCGGCATCTATGCCGCCGGCGACATCGTGAAGTACGACGGCAAGGTGCACCTAATCGCGGGCGCCTTCCATGACGCGGCCAACGCCGTAAACCGGGCGAAGCGGTACATTCAACCGGACGCCGGCGCGACCGCGATGGTGTCCTCGCATAACGAACGGTTCAAGGAGCGCAACCGCGAGTTAGTGAAACGAATGATGGGTTGA